The following coding sequences are from one Microbacterium sp. SORGH_AS_0969 window:
- the trpS gene encoding tryptophan--tRNA ligase produces MTQQRLYSGMQPSADSLQIGNYIGALLQWRQLQDEYDAFFSVVDLHALTQPGDPAERREKTRRTAAQYIAAGIEPSRSTLYVQSHVPAHAELQWVLSTMTGFGEAGRMTQFKDKSARYGADATNVGLFTYPVLMAADILLYQTDVVPVGDDQKQHIELTRDLAERFNKSFGETFTMPKPMIQRETARIYDLQNPTSKMSKSAESDAGVLWMLDEPKVSAKKIMRAVTDSEGSVRFDRDEKPGVSNLLVIYSALTGRDITAIEDEYAGRGYGDFKKGLAEVVVNEFEPVRERALELIADPAELDRVLATNAERAASVAEKTLADVYDRIGLLRRG; encoded by the coding sequence GTGACCCAGCAGCGCCTCTACTCCGGAATGCAGCCCTCCGCCGACAGCCTTCAGATCGGCAACTACATCGGTGCGCTGCTGCAGTGGCGTCAGCTTCAGGACGAGTACGACGCCTTCTTCTCGGTCGTCGACCTGCACGCCCTCACGCAGCCGGGCGACCCCGCCGAGCGTCGCGAAAAGACCCGCCGCACGGCCGCTCAGTACATCGCCGCGGGCATCGAGCCGTCGCGCTCGACGCTCTACGTCCAGTCGCACGTCCCCGCGCACGCGGAGCTGCAGTGGGTGCTCTCGACCATGACCGGGTTCGGCGAGGCCGGGCGCATGACGCAGTTCAAGGACAAGTCGGCACGCTACGGAGCGGATGCCACCAACGTCGGCCTCTTCACGTACCCGGTCCTCATGGCCGCCGACATCCTGCTGTACCAGACCGACGTCGTGCCGGTCGGCGACGACCAGAAGCAGCACATCGAACTCACCCGCGACCTCGCCGAACGTTTCAACAAGAGCTTCGGCGAGACCTTCACGATGCCGAAGCCGATGATCCAGCGCGAAACGGCCCGCATCTACGACCTGCAGAACCCCACCTCCAAGATGTCGAAGTCGGCCGAGTCCGACGCCGGCGTGCTGTGGATGCTCGACGAGCCGAAGGTCAGCGCGAAGAAGATCATGCGGGCGGTCACCGACTCGGAGGGGTCCGTGCGCTTCGACCGCGACGAGAAGCCGGGTGTCTCCAACCTCCTCGTGATCTACTCCGCCCTCACCGGCCGCGACATCACCGCGATCGAGGACGAGTACGCGGGCCGTGGTTACGGCGACTTCAAGAAGGGTCTCGCCGAGGTCGTGGTGAACGAGTTCGAGCCGGTGCGCGAGCGTGCGCTCGAGCTCATCGCCGACCCCGCCGAGCTCGACCGCGTGCTCGCGACGAACGCCGAGCGGGCGGCATCCGTCGCCGAGAAGACCCTCGCCGACGTCTACGACCGCATCGGGCTCCTGCGCCGAGGCTGA